Within the Photobacterium swingsii genome, the region AGCGCAATCTGCTTCTTATTAAAGGTGCAGTACCAGGTGCTACAGGCGGTAACGTGATCGTAAAACCAGCTGTTAAAGCGTAACGTCGAGGAGTTAGTAATGGAATTGGTAGTCAAAGGCGCAGACGCGCTAACTGTCTCCGAAACTACTTTTGGGCGTGACTTCAATGAAGCGCTTGTACACCAAGTAGTTGTTGCTTTTGCAGCAGGTGCTCGTCAAGGTACACGTGCTCAGAAGACTCGTTCTGACGTTTCTGGTGGTGGTGCTAAACCATGGCGCCAGAAAGGTACAGGTCGCGCTCGAGCTGGTACAATCCGTAGCCCAATCTGGCGCTCGGGTGGTGTAACTTTTGCTGCACGTCCACAGGACCACAGCCAAAAAGTTAACAAAAAAATGTACCGTGGTGCTATGAAGAGCATTCTTTCTGAGCTAGTTCGTCAAGAGCGTCTAATCGTTGTTGATGAGTTTTCTCTAGAAGCACCAAAAACAAAAGCACTAGTTGCTAAGCTTAATGAGCTTGAGCTAACTGATGCACTGATCGTAACTGGCGAGCTAGATGAGAATCTATTCCTTGCAGCACGTAACCTATACAAAGTAGACGTACGTGACGCAGCGGCAATCGACCCAGTTAGCTTGATCGCTTTCGATAAAGTTGTGATGACTGCAGCAGCAGTTAAAGCAGTTGAGGAGATGCTAGCATGATCACTGAAGAGCGTATTTTAAAAGTTCTACGTGCTCCGCACATCTCTGAAAAAGCTACAATGGCAGCTGAAAATGCGAACACTATCGTATTTAAAGTAGCT harbors:
- the rplD gene encoding 50S ribosomal protein L4, which gives rise to MELVVKGADALTVSETTFGRDFNEALVHQVVVAFAAGARQGTRAQKTRSDVSGGGAKPWRQKGTGRARAGTIRSPIWRSGGVTFAARPQDHSQKVNKKMYRGAMKSILSELVRQERLIVVDEFSLEAPKTKALVAKLNELELTDALIVTGELDENLFLAARNLYKVDVRDAAAIDPVSLIAFDKVVMTAAAVKAVEEMLA